CGGCTAGCGTAGATCGATTCACCAATTTCCACTGGCAGCAAAGTCGCTAGAAGCACTCAAACCAGTGGAAAGGGTAGCAGCCTTGTAACACCCGGATAGGGTATCAACGCCATGACTTATAACGTTTGGACACTCTTGCAGAGAAGCGTTCTGTTAGGATCGCTTTTGGGTGCGATCGCCAACGGCTCCTTATTTATTCAACCAAGTGAAGCTGGAGAAACTTTTTTAAGTGTCAGATCGTCCTTGGTATCCCCTATCCTAAACAATTCGAGCGGTGGGAGCAACGGTGATAGTGGCAGCAGCGAAAGCGAAGAAGAGGACCCAGATTTCAGCGGCGACGGCCGGCCAGGGTCCCAAACCGCCGGTGACGGTCGCGGGGCTTGTCAGATACCGGTGGACAGGCCGCTAACGGCCCTGATTCCGCAATCGAACTGGGGGCAAACCACGGCCGCACGCCCGACTTTTTGGGTTTATGTTCCTTACTCAGAGCAAGAAATGCCAGTTGGTGAGTTCGTCCTCCAAAAGTCAAATCGCGAAGATGTGTATCGGGTACCGTTTACCCTGGATGG
This window of the Geitlerinema sp. PCC 9228 genome carries:
- a CDS encoding DUF928 domain-containing protein codes for the protein MTYNVWTLLQRSVLLGSLLGAIANGSLFIQPSEAGETFLSVRSSLVSPILNNSSGGSNGDSGSSESEEEDPDFSGDGRPGSQTAGDGRGACQIPVDRPLTALIPQSNWGQTTAARPTFWVYVPYSEQEMPVGEFVLQKSNREDVYRVPFTLDGTPGLVPVQLPDTAPALQPGESYRWYFKVYCSEDKTNVPLFVQGWVQRIAASKALQQELAAAGARQYQVFADRGLWYDALSHLARLQQQNPHNRRLQQAWQRLLGAQGVDLDVPPPAATLPQVVLGSDRS